The following is a genomic window from Synechococcus sp. JA-2-3B'a(2-13).
TGTCGCCTCAGGGTTCGTAGGGGTGGGGATGGGGGATCCCTGTACGAAGAAATCAGGACAGGAGTGCTCGCCAAAGCTGCGGGCTCCTCAAGCTTCAAGTGATCTGAATCACTTCGAAATGGCAAAAAGCAACACAAACTGAGGATTGGGTTGAAGACGTTGGCAACGACGGCATCAGCTCACTCACAGGGAACTGACTCAGACTGGTAGACCTCACACTGCCAGTCTTTTTTTGTTTAGGGCCTGGGGGCTGTGAAGTCGCAGCGAGCGGGGGATCCCTTTCTAGCATTCATGAAATTCCCATCTTCTTTTCTATAGAGTCAGTCTATTAAATCTATAGAGTCTGTATATTAAAAGACAAATAACGATCTGTTCTCGGCAGAGGCTACCAATTTGTCAAGTGGGCGTCAAGTGTGCCAAGTGTACAGAAGGTTAGTTCTCAGGGAATTTATTTTCTCACAACAATAGGTATGCTGTAGAAACAGCATACTATGGAGAAGTAGGTTCTATGGACAGTATCCTTTGGTTTCTCTTGATCGGAGCCCTGGCGGGTTGGCTGGCAGGGAATATTCGACGCGGTTACGGATTTGGATTGATAGGCAACATAATCGTTGGTGTTTGCGGGGCATTTTTTGGCGGGTTCCTCTTCGATTTGCTTGGCCTGTCGGCTACAGGTCTTTTGGGAAGTTTGTTGATGGCTACCGTTGGGGCTTTGGTTTTGTTGGCGTTAATTGGCTTCGTTCGTCAGGCTTGATCTTTAAGATGGCCCGCAAGGGCTTGTGTTTCCGTTGGGATCTTGATCGAACATTTAATCGAACATTTACCGGAGAATTTTTATGAGCATTCGTGTTCTTTCGGCAGCGATGATTGGCTTAGCCATCCCCAGCATGGGTCTGTTGACAATGCCATCTGCTTCTGCCCAGCACTTGTTTGATTTGGGAGTGCGCCAACTGCAGCCGGGCACCATCATTCCCGTCCAAAGCTTCAAGGGAGAAGAGCCCCAGTACTTCAGCCCCAACAGCACCCACCCACTTACCCTGCGGGTGGCTCAGGACATCTACAACGGCAGCGGCCAATTGGTAATCCCAGCAGGCAGCGAGGTGCGAGGCAGCTTACGACCGACTCAGGGAGGGGCCAGGTTCTTCGGCACGGCTTTGATTGCCAATGGGCGACTTTACTCGGTGCAGATGTCTTCTGATTTGATCCACTGATTTGATCCACACTGAGAAAGACCCGCGCCACTATTCTGCCGAAGCGATTGCTCAAGATGCAGCCATTGGTGCTGTGGGGGGTACGGTGCTGGGCTTGCTCACAGGAGGCGTTTCTGCCTTAGGGGTCATTGGCGGAGCCGGAGCCGGAGTGGCGGTGGGCAATATCACAGCACCTCAAGTCGTGGTGTTGCGCCCTAACCAAACGATTAACTTGACCCTGAACAGTCCAGTGCGCCTGTAACCGGCCAAGTTTGATCCCAAACTTCCAGATGCAGAGAGATAAGGATCCCGGCCTAAACCGGGATCCCTTTCTGGTTTCAAGGGTTTCGTAGAAAAAACCCAGCTTCAGTGCAAGTAGGTGTAGGCCCGCAAGTTGTCTTCAAAGTGCCGTTGCAAGGCGCGGGCCTGGGATAGGCTGATCTGCCCCCGTTGTAGGGCGGCTTCGGTGGCGTGGTGGAGGGTCTCCACCAGATCTTCGCTGTTGTACTGCACCCAGCTCAGCACTTCGCCAATGGTGTCCCCCTTGATGACTTGGGAAACGTGGTAGCCGCCGGGGCGGGAGCGGATATGCACCGCGTTGGTATCGCCAAACAGGTTGTGCAGATCTCCGAGAATCTCCTGGTAAGCGCCCCCCAGAAACACCCCCAGCAGGTAGGGATGTCCGTTGGGGTCGTGCAGCGGCAAGACCGAGGTGATCTGCCCGTCTTCGCCGAAGAAGCGGTTGATCTTGCCGTCGCTGTCGCAGGTGAGATCGGCCAGGGTGGCCCATTGGCGTGGCTCCTCATCCAGACGATGAATCGGCATGATGGGGAATACCTGGTCGATGGCCCAGCTATCCGGCAGGGATTGGAATAGAGAGAAATTGCCGTAGTAGATGCTGGCCAACATTTCGTCCAGATCCAAGAGATCCACCGCCACCGGATGCCCCGCTTGGTGCTGCTCGTAGGCCAAGGTGCAGATCTTGTCGGAGCAGTTCCAAAACAGGCGTTCCACCTCGGCCCGCTCCTGCAGGCTGAGGGATCCCTCAGTGAACTGGCGCAGGGCGGCCTCCTTCAGCTCCTGACAACGGCGGTAATTGACCACCAGAGTATCGGGCTGGATTTGGTAGTAAAGCTGGTTTAGCTTCTGGATCACCTCCGCATCGGAAGTGAGCTGGGTGGGCATCGGGTAGGGGCTGGCAGCGTTGACATCTTGCACGTCAAACACCAGCACCGACTGGTGGGACATGAGGGCGCGTCCGCTTTCGGTCACCAGTACCGGCGGCTGGATCCCGTGGGGTTCCAGGGCGGTGAGCACGGTCTGCACCACGGTGGCGGCGTAGTCCTCCATGCTGTAGCTCTGGGAAAAAGGATTGGGGGACTGGGATCCGTCGTAATCGACCCCCAAGCCGCCGCCGATATCCAGGTAGCCCATGGGGGCCCCCAGCTTGACCAGCTCGATGTAGATTTGGCTGGCCTCCCGCACGGCCCGTCCATGCACGCTCACCATCGAGATCTGGGAGCCGATGTGGTAGTGCAACAGGCGTAGACAATGCAGCTTGCCCGCTTCCCGCAGCCGTTCCACCACTTGCAAAATCTCGGTGGCCGTGAGGCCGAACTTAGCCCGATCCCCAGCCGAGGTGCCCCAGCGTC
Proteins encoded in this region:
- a CDS encoding GlsB/YeaQ/YmgE family stress response membrane protein, which codes for MDSILWFLLIGALAGWLAGNIRRGYGFGLIGNIIVGVCGAFFGGFLFDLLGLSATGLLGSLLMATVGALVLLALIGFVRQA
- the speA gene encoding biosynthetic arginine decarboxylase, which gives rise to MPTLTRSPWTLRDSEKLYRISGWGDPYFRINAAGHVEVTPQGLQQQEPGIDLYHLVMDLVARGLQLPLLIRFPEIVADRMRQICESFQQAIQRFGYPNVYRGVYPVKVNQQRHLVEEVVKHGRAYHFGLEAGSKPELLIALALLDTPGALLICNGYKDRDFMETALLAQRLGRTPIIVLERLQELELVLQAADQLGIDPILGVRAKLSAQGSGRWGTSAGDRAKFGLTATEILQVVERLREAGKLHCLRLLHYHIGSQISMVSVHGRAVREASQIYIELVKLGAPMGYLDIGGGLGVDYDGSQSPNPFSQSYSMEDYAATVVQTVLTALEPHGIQPPVLVTESGRALMSHQSVLVFDVQDVNAASPYPMPTQLTSDAEVIQKLNQLYYQIQPDTLVVNYRRCQELKEAALRQFTEGSLSLQERAEVERLFWNCSDKICTLAYEQHQAGHPVAVDLLDLDEMLASIYYGNFSLFQSLPDSWAIDQVFPIMPIHRLDEEPRQWATLADLTCDSDGKINRFFGEDGQITSVLPLHDPNGHPYLLGVFLGGAYQEILGDLHNLFGDTNAVHIRSRPGGYHVSQVIKGDTIGEVLSWVQYNSEDLVETLHHATEAALQRGQISLSQARALQRHFEDNLRAYTYLH